Proteins from a genomic interval of Vanacampus margaritifer isolate UIUO_Vmar chromosome 4, RoL_Vmar_1.0, whole genome shotgun sequence:
- the tshz3b gene encoding teashirt homolog 3b isoform X1, whose protein sequence is MPRRKQQAPRRASAYVPEDEKEAALLDEDLDGEDSAQEAEEPAAKFLCQDGNDGPGPEPDLRDSPTAADFSGQEMDSESHLSESSDGMSDFESSPLKTEEDILLFKDPASVLSLSSTAMTAADNAATPGSGDEAVLSGSVLSSSGSVADSLEKMKAIYTSFLTNSYWSTLNLNLSQPPQEKPPRSHSSSSSSSSSSSCGSAGYDWHQTAVAKTLQQASQNHQNRLALAQHPAVAVSAPYAEPSLFSTVQLYRQSSKLYGSIFTGASKFRCKDCSAAYDTLVELTVHMNETGHYRDDNHEVDSEGTKRWSKPRKRSLLEMEGKEDAQKVLKCMYCGHSFESLQDLSVHMIKTKHYQKVPLKEPVTPVVAKIISARKRAPMELDIPSSPDSNGGATPKPACLADANELLQRTAHPYITPNNRYGHQNGASYAWQFESRKSQILKCMECGSSHDTLQELTAHMMVTGHFIKVTNSAIKRGKPIMETPSPAPTPTVEEKVQSVPLAATTFSPPPAPIPPPASVSPIAMAVEIKKEEKEEECTKESIVNNNSNKMSGVEEETEEKFDISSKYTYLTEQDLDASPKGGLDILKSLENTVASAINKAQNGAPSWGGYPSIHAAYQLPNIMKLSLGNSGKNSPLKYMFPGAEIRSPTGKNQLVSPPICQTSPLSKNNFHAMEELVKKVTEKVAKVEEKMREPGAMARSSPMRTTPSPCHSEVEDSVRGDSPKEMKTGGCKTPENVTSGANSKETNGDGSAREPAENGMESAAASPQSGSLCGSTAIITDHPPPEQPFVNPLSALQSVMNAHLGKAAKKPALPSLDPMSMLFKMSNSLAEKAAVAASTPPAQAKKSGSDHLDRYFYQPNLSGNDQPMDLTKGKNADKSVSPSPTVAMTKASAAVASFMSSSPLKENALSDISDMLRNLTESQAISKASTPTSLSERSDVEGATQEEAEEVSPAQKRKGRQSNWNPQHLLILQAQFASSLRQTTDGKYMMSDLSPQERMHISRFTGLSMTTISHWLANVKYQLRRTGGTKFLKNLDSGHPVFFCSDCASQIRSPSTYVSHLEAHLGFRLRDLAKLSGEHLLGPISQQRLHKGLSDKLLAHLHPSSRPLPSSLPSFPVALPSSLPAPDLTAASPNNDEDEGGGVAAHQCKLCNRTFASKHAVKLHLSKTHGKSPEDHLMYVCELDKQ, encoded by the coding sequence CATACGTCCCCGAAGATGAGAAGGAAGCGGCGCTGCTGGATGAGGATTTGGACGGAGAAGACTCTGCGCAGGAAGCAGAGGAACCCGCTGCCAAGTTCCTGTGCCAAGACGGGAATGACGGCCCGGGGCCTGAGCCCGACCTGCGTGACTCGCCCACCGCCGCGGACTTCTCCGGCCAGGAAATGGACAGCGAGTCCCACCTGAGCGAATCCAGCGACGGGATGTCGGACTTTGAGAGCTCGCCGCTCAAAACAGAGGAGGacattcttctttttaaagACCCAGCCAGTGTCCTGTCGCTGTCCTCCACAGCCATGACGGCCGCGGACAACGCTGCCACCCCAGGGAGTGGCGACGAAGCTGTACTTTCGGGCTCTGTGCTTTCCAGCTCCGGTTCCGTGGCTGACAGTCTGGAGAAGATGAAGGCCATCTACACCTCTTTCTTGACCAACTCCTACTGGTCTACCCTGAACCTAAACCTGAGCCAGCCTCCCCAGGAGAAGCCTCCTCGCAGCCACAGTAGtagcagtagcagcagcagtagcagcagcTGCGGTAGCGCCGGATACGACTGGCACCAGACAGCCGTGGCCAAAACCCTCCAGCAGGCCTCGCAGAACCACCAGAACAGACTGGCCCTAGCCCAGCACCCGGCAGTGGCCGTGTCGGCACCCTACGCAGAGCCGAGCCTCTTCAGCACCGTGCAGCTCTACCGCCAGAGCTCCAAACTCTACGGCTCCATCTTCACCGGTGCAAGCAAGTTCCGCTGCAAAGACTGCAGCGCAGCGTATGACACCCTGGTGGAGCTCACTGTTCACATGAACGAGACCGGACATTACCGGGATGACAACCACGAGGTGGACAGCGAGGGCACCAAGCGCTGGTCCAAACCTAGGAAGCGCTCCCTGTTGGAGATGGAAGGCAAGGAGGACGCACAGAAGGTTCTGAAGTGCATGTACTGCGGGCACTCCTTTGAGTCCCTCCAGGATCTGAGCGTCCATATGATTAAGACCAAACACTACCAAAAAGTGCCTCTGAAGGAGCCCGTGACTCCGGTGGTGGCTAAGATCATCTCAGCTCGAAAAAGAGCCCCTATGGAGCTGGACATCCCCAGCTCGCCGGACTCCAACGGAGGGGCCACGCCCAAACCGGCCTGCTTGGCCGATGCCAATGAGCTTCTTCAGAGGACGGCCCACCCGTACATCACGCCCAACAATCGCTATGGGCACCAGAATGGTGCCAGCTATGCCTGGCAGTTTGAGTCACGCAAGTCGCAGATCCTCAAGTGCATGGAGTGCGGCAGCTCGCACGACACCCTGCAGGAGCTCACCGCCCATATGATGGTGACGGGACACTTCATCAAAGTCACCAACTCGGCAATCAAGAGGGGCAAACCTATCATGGAGACGCCCAGCCCGGCACCCACGCCGACCGTAGAAGAGAAGGTCCAGTCGGTTCCTCTAGCTGCCACCACCTTCTCGCCACCACCCGCCCCAATTCCTCCTCCCGCCAGTGTCTCGCCTATCGCTATGGCCGTGGAGATCaaaaaggaggagaaggaggaggaatgCACGAAAGAATCCATTGTTAACAATAATTCAAACAAGATGTCAGGAGTCGAAGAGGAAACCGAGGAGAAGTTTGACATCTCGTCCAAGTACACGTATCTGACTGAGCAAGATCTAGACGCAAGTCCCAAAGGTGGTCTGGACATCCTCAAGTCCTTGGAGAACACCGTGGCCTCCGCCATCAACAAAGCCCAGAATGGCGCTCCGAGCTGGGGCGGCTACCCCAGCATCCATGCCGCCTACCAGCTCCCCAACATAATGAAGCTCTCTCTAGGGAACTCGGGGAAAAACTCCCCACTCAAGTACATGTTCCCTGGGGCAGAGATCCGGTCGCCCACCGGCAAAAACCAACTGGTGTCTCCTCCCATCTGCCAAACCTCGCCGCtatccaaaaacaatttccatgCTATGGAGGAGCTTGTAAAAAAGGTGACGGAGAAAGTGGCAAAAGTAGAGGAGAAGATGAGGGAGCCGGGTGCCATGGCAAGGTCATCCCCCATGAGAACCACGCCATCACCATGCCACAGCGAGGTGGAGGACTCCGTCCGAGGAGACTCCCCAAAGGAAATGAAAACAGGAGGCTGCAAAACTCCAGAGAATGTGACGAGTGGAGCAAACAGCAAGGAGACAAACGGGGACGGCAGTGCAAGGGAACCCGCGGAGAACGGCATGGAGTCTGCTGCGGCCTCGCCTCAGTCCGGGTCTCTCTGCGGCAGTACGGCCATCATCACCGACCACCCGCCGCCGGAGCAGCCATTCGTCAACCCGCTTAGCGCCCTGCAATCGGTTATGAATGCCCACCTGGGCAAGGCCGCCAAAAAACCCGCCCTGCCCTCTCTAGACCCCATGAGCATGCTCTTCAAGATGAGCAACAGCCTGGCCGAGaaggcggcggtggcggcttCCACGCCGCCCGCCCAGGCCAAAAAATCAGGCAGCGACCACCTGGATCGCTACTTCTACCAGCCGAACCTCAGTGGCAACGACCAACCTATGGATCTCACCAAAGGCAAGAATGCCGACAAAAGCGTGTCGCCTTCCCCTACGGTGGCCATGACCAAAGCCTCTGCCGCCGTCGCCTCCTTCATGTCCTCGTCCCCCCTGAAAGAGAACGCCCTGTCGGACATTTCTGACATGCTGAGGAACCTGACGGAGAGCCAGGCCATTTCTAAGGCCTCCACGCCCACCAGCTTGTCTGAGCGCTCCGACGTGGAAGGCGCCACCCAGGAAGAGGCGGAAGAGGTGTCGCCCGCCCAGAAGCGCAAAGGCCGCCAGTCCAACTGGAACCCCCAGCACCTCCTCATCCTGCAGGCCCAGTTTGCCTCCAGCCTGAGGCAAACCACGGACGGCAAGTACATGATGTCAGACCTGAGCCCGCAGGAGAGGATGCACATCTCACGCTTCACCGGCCTCTCCATGACCACCATCTCCCACTGGCTGGCCAACGTCAAGTACCAGCTGCGCAGGACCGGCGGCACCAAGTTCCTGAAGAACCTGGACTCTGGCCACCCGGTGTTCTTCTGCAGCGACTGCGCCTCGCAGATCCGTTCCCCGTCCACCTACGTCAGCCACCTGGAGGCGCACCTGGGCTTCCGGCTGAGAGACCTGGCCAAGCTCTCCGGGGAACATCTCCTGGGTCCGATCTCCCAGCAACGCCTCCATAAAGGACTCTCCGACAAACTCCTGGCTCACTTGCATCCGTCCAGCCGCCCTTTGCCCTCGTCGCTGCCGTCCTTTCCCGTGGCCCTGCCCTCGTCCTTGCCCGCCCCAGATTTGACGGCGGCGTCTCCCAACAACGACGAGGACGAGGGGGGCGGCGTGGCGGCGCACCAGTGCAAACTGTGCAACCGGACTTTTGCCAGCAAACACGCCGTCAAACTGCACCTCAGCAAGACCCACGGGAAGTCCCCAGAGGACCACCTCATGTACGTTTGCGAGCTAGACAAGCAGTAG
- the tshz3b gene encoding teashirt homolog 3b isoform X2 — protein sequence MDSESHLSESSDGMSDFESSPLKTEEDILLFKDPASVLSLSSTAMTAADNAATPGSGDEAVLSGSVLSSSGSVADSLEKMKAIYTSFLTNSYWSTLNLNLSQPPQEKPPRSHSSSSSSSSSSSCGSAGYDWHQTAVAKTLQQASQNHQNRLALAQHPAVAVSAPYAEPSLFSTVQLYRQSSKLYGSIFTGASKFRCKDCSAAYDTLVELTVHMNETGHYRDDNHEVDSEGTKRWSKPRKRSLLEMEGKEDAQKVLKCMYCGHSFESLQDLSVHMIKTKHYQKVPLKEPVTPVVAKIISARKRAPMELDIPSSPDSNGGATPKPACLADANELLQRTAHPYITPNNRYGHQNGASYAWQFESRKSQILKCMECGSSHDTLQELTAHMMVTGHFIKVTNSAIKRGKPIMETPSPAPTPTVEEKVQSVPLAATTFSPPPAPIPPPASVSPIAMAVEIKKEEKEEECTKESIVNNNSNKMSGVEEETEEKFDISSKYTYLTEQDLDASPKGGLDILKSLENTVASAINKAQNGAPSWGGYPSIHAAYQLPNIMKLSLGNSGKNSPLKYMFPGAEIRSPTGKNQLVSPPICQTSPLSKNNFHAMEELVKKVTEKVAKVEEKMREPGAMARSSPMRTTPSPCHSEVEDSVRGDSPKEMKTGGCKTPENVTSGANSKETNGDGSAREPAENGMESAAASPQSGSLCGSTAIITDHPPPEQPFVNPLSALQSVMNAHLGKAAKKPALPSLDPMSMLFKMSNSLAEKAAVAASTPPAQAKKSGSDHLDRYFYQPNLSGNDQPMDLTKGKNADKSVSPSPTVAMTKASAAVASFMSSSPLKENALSDISDMLRNLTESQAISKASTPTSLSERSDVEGATQEEAEEVSPAQKRKGRQSNWNPQHLLILQAQFASSLRQTTDGKYMMSDLSPQERMHISRFTGLSMTTISHWLANVKYQLRRTGGTKFLKNLDSGHPVFFCSDCASQIRSPSTYVSHLEAHLGFRLRDLAKLSGEHLLGPISQQRLHKGLSDKLLAHLHPSSRPLPSSLPSFPVALPSSLPAPDLTAASPNNDEDEGGGVAAHQCKLCNRTFASKHAVKLHLSKTHGKSPEDHLMYVCELDKQ from the coding sequence ATGGACAGCGAGTCCCACCTGAGCGAATCCAGCGACGGGATGTCGGACTTTGAGAGCTCGCCGCTCAAAACAGAGGAGGacattcttctttttaaagACCCAGCCAGTGTCCTGTCGCTGTCCTCCACAGCCATGACGGCCGCGGACAACGCTGCCACCCCAGGGAGTGGCGACGAAGCTGTACTTTCGGGCTCTGTGCTTTCCAGCTCCGGTTCCGTGGCTGACAGTCTGGAGAAGATGAAGGCCATCTACACCTCTTTCTTGACCAACTCCTACTGGTCTACCCTGAACCTAAACCTGAGCCAGCCTCCCCAGGAGAAGCCTCCTCGCAGCCACAGTAGtagcagtagcagcagcagtagcagcagcTGCGGTAGCGCCGGATACGACTGGCACCAGACAGCCGTGGCCAAAACCCTCCAGCAGGCCTCGCAGAACCACCAGAACAGACTGGCCCTAGCCCAGCACCCGGCAGTGGCCGTGTCGGCACCCTACGCAGAGCCGAGCCTCTTCAGCACCGTGCAGCTCTACCGCCAGAGCTCCAAACTCTACGGCTCCATCTTCACCGGTGCAAGCAAGTTCCGCTGCAAAGACTGCAGCGCAGCGTATGACACCCTGGTGGAGCTCACTGTTCACATGAACGAGACCGGACATTACCGGGATGACAACCACGAGGTGGACAGCGAGGGCACCAAGCGCTGGTCCAAACCTAGGAAGCGCTCCCTGTTGGAGATGGAAGGCAAGGAGGACGCACAGAAGGTTCTGAAGTGCATGTACTGCGGGCACTCCTTTGAGTCCCTCCAGGATCTGAGCGTCCATATGATTAAGACCAAACACTACCAAAAAGTGCCTCTGAAGGAGCCCGTGACTCCGGTGGTGGCTAAGATCATCTCAGCTCGAAAAAGAGCCCCTATGGAGCTGGACATCCCCAGCTCGCCGGACTCCAACGGAGGGGCCACGCCCAAACCGGCCTGCTTGGCCGATGCCAATGAGCTTCTTCAGAGGACGGCCCACCCGTACATCACGCCCAACAATCGCTATGGGCACCAGAATGGTGCCAGCTATGCCTGGCAGTTTGAGTCACGCAAGTCGCAGATCCTCAAGTGCATGGAGTGCGGCAGCTCGCACGACACCCTGCAGGAGCTCACCGCCCATATGATGGTGACGGGACACTTCATCAAAGTCACCAACTCGGCAATCAAGAGGGGCAAACCTATCATGGAGACGCCCAGCCCGGCACCCACGCCGACCGTAGAAGAGAAGGTCCAGTCGGTTCCTCTAGCTGCCACCACCTTCTCGCCACCACCCGCCCCAATTCCTCCTCCCGCCAGTGTCTCGCCTATCGCTATGGCCGTGGAGATCaaaaaggaggagaaggaggaggaatgCACGAAAGAATCCATTGTTAACAATAATTCAAACAAGATGTCAGGAGTCGAAGAGGAAACCGAGGAGAAGTTTGACATCTCGTCCAAGTACACGTATCTGACTGAGCAAGATCTAGACGCAAGTCCCAAAGGTGGTCTGGACATCCTCAAGTCCTTGGAGAACACCGTGGCCTCCGCCATCAACAAAGCCCAGAATGGCGCTCCGAGCTGGGGCGGCTACCCCAGCATCCATGCCGCCTACCAGCTCCCCAACATAATGAAGCTCTCTCTAGGGAACTCGGGGAAAAACTCCCCACTCAAGTACATGTTCCCTGGGGCAGAGATCCGGTCGCCCACCGGCAAAAACCAACTGGTGTCTCCTCCCATCTGCCAAACCTCGCCGCtatccaaaaacaatttccatgCTATGGAGGAGCTTGTAAAAAAGGTGACGGAGAAAGTGGCAAAAGTAGAGGAGAAGATGAGGGAGCCGGGTGCCATGGCAAGGTCATCCCCCATGAGAACCACGCCATCACCATGCCACAGCGAGGTGGAGGACTCCGTCCGAGGAGACTCCCCAAAGGAAATGAAAACAGGAGGCTGCAAAACTCCAGAGAATGTGACGAGTGGAGCAAACAGCAAGGAGACAAACGGGGACGGCAGTGCAAGGGAACCCGCGGAGAACGGCATGGAGTCTGCTGCGGCCTCGCCTCAGTCCGGGTCTCTCTGCGGCAGTACGGCCATCATCACCGACCACCCGCCGCCGGAGCAGCCATTCGTCAACCCGCTTAGCGCCCTGCAATCGGTTATGAATGCCCACCTGGGCAAGGCCGCCAAAAAACCCGCCCTGCCCTCTCTAGACCCCATGAGCATGCTCTTCAAGATGAGCAACAGCCTGGCCGAGaaggcggcggtggcggcttCCACGCCGCCCGCCCAGGCCAAAAAATCAGGCAGCGACCACCTGGATCGCTACTTCTACCAGCCGAACCTCAGTGGCAACGACCAACCTATGGATCTCACCAAAGGCAAGAATGCCGACAAAAGCGTGTCGCCTTCCCCTACGGTGGCCATGACCAAAGCCTCTGCCGCCGTCGCCTCCTTCATGTCCTCGTCCCCCCTGAAAGAGAACGCCCTGTCGGACATTTCTGACATGCTGAGGAACCTGACGGAGAGCCAGGCCATTTCTAAGGCCTCCACGCCCACCAGCTTGTCTGAGCGCTCCGACGTGGAAGGCGCCACCCAGGAAGAGGCGGAAGAGGTGTCGCCCGCCCAGAAGCGCAAAGGCCGCCAGTCCAACTGGAACCCCCAGCACCTCCTCATCCTGCAGGCCCAGTTTGCCTCCAGCCTGAGGCAAACCACGGACGGCAAGTACATGATGTCAGACCTGAGCCCGCAGGAGAGGATGCACATCTCACGCTTCACCGGCCTCTCCATGACCACCATCTCCCACTGGCTGGCCAACGTCAAGTACCAGCTGCGCAGGACCGGCGGCACCAAGTTCCTGAAGAACCTGGACTCTGGCCACCCGGTGTTCTTCTGCAGCGACTGCGCCTCGCAGATCCGTTCCCCGTCCACCTACGTCAGCCACCTGGAGGCGCACCTGGGCTTCCGGCTGAGAGACCTGGCCAAGCTCTCCGGGGAACATCTCCTGGGTCCGATCTCCCAGCAACGCCTCCATAAAGGACTCTCCGACAAACTCCTGGCTCACTTGCATCCGTCCAGCCGCCCTTTGCCCTCGTCGCTGCCGTCCTTTCCCGTGGCCCTGCCCTCGTCCTTGCCCGCCCCAGATTTGACGGCGGCGTCTCCCAACAACGACGAGGACGAGGGGGGCGGCGTGGCGGCGCACCAGTGCAAACTGTGCAACCGGACTTTTGCCAGCAAACACGCCGTCAAACTGCACCTCAGCAAGACCCACGGGAAGTCCCCAGAGGACCACCTCATGTACGTTTGCGAGCTAGACAAGCAGTAG